The Micropterus dolomieu isolate WLL.071019.BEF.003 ecotype Adirondacks linkage group LG14, ASM2129224v1, whole genome shotgun sequence DNA segment GGGGGTGGATCTGGAATTGGACTTAGGATAGCAGAAATCTTCATGAGGTGAGAAGAttaataagtaagtaaatagTGAATAAAGTTGATTTAGTAAACtttcacagagcaaggtcacaaagtgcttcacaaaacCAGACTACCTTGCAGAAATATCTATATTTAGTCAAATTTTCATTATCTGTGCATGTATAGTAAGGATAAATCTGTAACATGTATAATCAATGGTCTGTCAGCATTATGTCATTAACAGTACTCTAAAACAGTAAGATGTGTGAGTGAGATAGTATGTAGGTGCCCTTTAAACCTTCTGGTTGTGTTATCTGACAGTCAGACTTTCATCATCTTTCTTGTGTGACAAAGTTGAAATACTTCAATAATTTAATCATGCCGCAGAAattatttatcttttatcaCAATAAGCTGCACATCTTGTAACTGTATCTGTTGGTGTCCCTGTTGCTCTCATTTTGTGTGCCTGTGGCCTTTTATCACATGTTGACATGGTTGTATTCAGTCTCCTGTCCCTCAGTCCTACCTGTTTCGTCATGAGTTACTAATTCCATGTATCGTCCTATCAGTGCTATTTGATATTACTATTTTACTACATAATCATGTTCCAGTCAACACAATGTGCTCTTTAGtgttgtctctttttctttccacatTGTTGTATTTCTGGGTTTTCTTTCAGGCATGGCTGTGACACAGTGATTGCAAGCAGGAACTTGGACAAGCTCAAAGAGGTTATTCCTCCTACATCATTTCCACAATACTAAATTAAATACATTGCGCTCTAACTAAATGTTAATGTGTTGGCCTCATGTCTCCCTAGGCGGCTAAAAAGCTGTGTGCTGTGTCGGGACGCCGCTGTCTCCCTTTGTGTATAGACGTGAGGCAGCCTGAGAGCATCACAGCTGCTGTGGATGAGACACTGAAAGAGTTGGGCCGCATAGACATCCTCATAAACAGTACGTGACCTCTTGGAAACAGGCCTAAAAATATGGCTTTGCGCTAATGATTTCTGAGTTTGTAGTATTTCGCCATCATTACACATTGCATCCTGCCAACATAGCTGACACATTGAAAATGACACCTTCATACGAATAAAGGTGTGTGAAGGGGGGAAAAATGCAaatgtacagtactgtgcagAAGTTTTTGGCAGGTGtgggaaaaatgctgtaaagtaagaatgctttcaaaaataggcATGTTTATATTacatagattatatttatcaattaacaaaatgctgAGTGAGTGAACAAAGTGTGAAACCTTTTGGTTTAATCATCAACATTTCTGATGCTGCATCTATCTTTATCTTCTATCTTTGCACCCTAGTCCTCTCTGTTACATCACAACAAGATTATAAAATTTAATATCATCTCTTTGAGGAGATCTGTCTTTCGTTGATGAATTTATAGCTTTAATGAAGCCTTTATAAAATCTTATCCAATCTTGCATAGGATTTTGGTTCTGCTGTGTGTCATAATTTTGGCTTTGGTTAAAGTCACTGTGCTGTTTTTGACAGACGCTGCTGGAAACTTCCTCTGCCCGGCTGCCTCTCTCACCTTCAATGCCTTCAAGACAGTGATGGAGATAGACACTATGGGTACATTCAACACCAGCAAGGTGGTTTATGAGAAGTGGTTTCAGGTACAGCACACTTTTCTGTATATGTGACACAATATTTCTTAGGTCCAAGTGAAGGAGCCATAAGTTAGTTGTTCATTACCCCATAGCACAGAAAGAATGATAGTACTGTATCTGCAGGAACATAATTGGGTTATTGATCAGTAACTTTCCGGAAGAAATCATTCTCTGCAATTCACTCTGGTCACCAAAAGAGGGCAGTAAAGATCACAGATTACTGAATGCCTTGTCATCTCTTGAAGGGGTATAAACTACTGCCAATGTGTTCTGAAGCCGATTTGATTATTTACTCATTGCATCGATTTTGAGTCTCCACCATTTTTGTGCGCAGAATCACGGTGGCAACATAGTCAACATCTCTGCAACGCTCGGCTACAAGGGACAGGGCCTCCAGGTGCATGCTGGCTCTGCTAAGGCTGCAAATGGTAAGAGCTTTTTTACTGTTGTGTGACGACATTTGAAAGCGAATATAATGACTCAATGTTGCCTCTCCCATCCCCAGATGCCATGACCAAGCACCTGGCTGTGGAGTGGGGGCCCAGTGGAGTGAGAGTCAATACAGTGGCTCCAGGTCCTGTCTCTGGCACAGAGGGCTTCCGCAGACTAAGTAAAGATTTACCACATTACCACATATTGACAAACTGTCTAATTTATGGGCTATACATTTAACAACcaataaatggttaaaatgtCCAGTTGCTACACAAAGTGGTAGTAGTATGAACGTAAACTTGACCAAAGCAACCTAAACATTGACGATTCAGATGTATGAAAAAAATACCCTCTATAAATTATAATACATTCACGAGGACTTATTTGGAACATGATGTATGGTGCCAGTGAAGGGGTACTTGAGCGCATCTGACAGAGTAAGGCTAAAACACAACCACTGATGTACAGTATAACAGAGTAAGTAAGAGGATCTGAgcatgaatttattttttatttttaatccccCAGGTGGTCCCGCAGGGGAGGCTGCTGGTGTGTTCCAGTCCATTCCTTTGCAGCGAGTAGGCAACAAGACAGAGATGGCCCACTGCACTCTCTTCTTGGCCAGCCAGGCCTCCTCCTATGTGACTGGTGCCATCCTGGTAGCGGATGGTGGGGCGTGGCTGACCTCAGCCAACAACGTCTCCGTGCTGTTGGGTATAGCCTCCTCTAAATCTGCTAAACTCTGAACAGGCGCTCCCCTGACCTCCTCCTGACCCAGGTCTGTAGGAGGAGGCGCAGCTTGAGGTCCATGACTAAGAATGTGTGCTGTACATTGTGTCATCTCAGATTTATACTGCTTCCTAACATACAGTGAGCAGTCTCTAGTGGATGAAGCAAAAAATTGTCCAGATATATATGTCGCAGCCCAAGGAGGGGTcgatttttttggggggggacGAACCTTTTTTGGCACCGCTTATCATTTCTCCCCCTGCAAATGAGTCAGTGTCTTAAGTTATTTTTtcataattattaaatattaatattctttcataataaaaaaaaatcctaatattttactcatttcCTCagctaaaataacacatttttgtgATTTGCACTCTGTGATATTTTACATAGGCTTACAATTATATAGGCAATTGGAAAGAGCGATAACCTTGTAAATGAGTCTCTTATCGTCTATATTGACTGCTGACTAGAGAGGAAATGGAAACATCAAGGACGTCAGAGTCAATTTTGACCAATGAAAATAGGTTGGAGGTGGAGCACGTGTGTGAAAAATATAACCAGGGCGCTTAGCCTGTTTGCCGATGCATGGAGCAGGTTAGGATATCATCATTGGGGAAACTGTCTGATGTTTGCTAGTAAAGAAGCGGTGTGTTAAAGATAGAATAATGACAGGAATACAGTATAACCCATATTAATCCACAtgtctctctcattttctttcagGTTATTGGTcatctgaaaagaaaagagaaaagtaaaTGCTATTCCAGGAACAAAAGAGTCAGTGTATTTATAACTTCTTTCAGCCAATGTTGCCTTAAGATTGTGTTGTTAATTgaaaaaaacactaacataacCTGTATTGCATATGTTTGCAATCTTAATAATGGATCAAATTCATGGATTTATCACCCTTTACAGTGCTGTGTATTGTCATTATACATTTCATGTATAGTTATGTTTATCACGTGCCATTTTATGTGATTTTTCATTCCCTTTCATTTATTGGtgaacatttttataattactgTTAATTGTGATTACTGTTTGCAAGAATTTTGTTTCTTGTGCTAGCGTACAAAAAACTTTATTGGAGGTTGGTTTGTACCCATAGGAAGGAACAGATGCAAATCAGGTAGATTCAATTAGTGGTTCCTTACCTAGGGGTCGGGGCCCCACATCTGAGGGGTCACAAGttgattaaagaaaaaaataaaaataaaattaaacatattACTGTTACACAAAAGTTTTTCAGACTTGTTTTTACTTTGGATACTTTGAATTCTTCAGGCGCCTTGAAATCTTATAAATGTAAGCATTTTAGGAGAAAATAATAGTGAGAATTctgtcacagttacccagagcagAGCACCTTTATAAAATACACTacattcaaataattaaaaggaaaagcaacaaacatcttaacatttgtgaagctggaaccatgaaatgtttttgcatgaaaaattaacTAAATGATCAAAATATACTGTTggatagtttaatttataacaaaacatcatattttataaactcttcatatattttgtgtgtCAAAAGCTTAATAGTAgctactaaagctgtcagataaatatagtgaagtaaaaagtacagcatCTCCCGCTGAGAtgcagtggagtagaagtagaacgtggcatgaaaagaaaatactcaagtaaagtatcccaaatttgtacttaagtacagtacttgagaaaATGCTTAGTTACTGTCCAGCACTGCTAGATTATGATTTGTTCTAAAGGATTACAAGCCACAAAGGTTGGGATTGATTGACCAAAACAAGAATCAGCAATTG contains these protein-coding regions:
- the decr2 gene encoding peroxisomal 2,4-dienoyl-CoA reductase [(3E)-enoyl-CoA-producing] isoform X2, whose translation is MAEPQRKGELLPEDVGTDDCLTSYTYIYSPDLLKDQVAFITGGGSGIGLRIAEIFMRHGCDTVIASRNLDKLKEAAKKLCAVSGRRCLPLCIDVRQPESITAAVDETLKELGRIDILINNAAGNFLCPAASLTFNAFKTVMEIDTMGTFNTSKVVYEKWFQNHGGNIVNISATLGYKGQGLQVHAGSAKAANDAMTKHLAVEWGPSGVRVNTVAPGPVSGTEGFRRLSGPAGEAAGVFQSIPLQRVGNKTEMAHCTLFLASQASSYVTGAILVADGGAWLTSANNVSVLLGIASSKSAKL
- the decr2 gene encoding peroxisomal 2,4-dienoyl-CoA reductase [(3E)-enoyl-CoA-producing] isoform X1, encoding MAEPQRKGELLPEDVGTDDCLTSYTYIYSPDLLKDQVAFITGGGSGIGLRIAEIFMRHGCDTVIASRNLDKLKEAAKKLCAVSGRRCLPLCIDVRQPESITAAVDETLKELGRIDILINNAAGNFLCPAASLTFNAFKTVMEIDTMGTFNTSKVVYEKWFQNHGGNIVNISATLGYKGQGLQVHAGSAKAANDAMTKHLAVEWGPSGVRVNTVAPGPVSGTEGFRRLSGPAGEAAGVFQSIPLQRVGNKTEMAHCTLFLASQASSYVTGAILVADGGAWLTSANNVSVLLGYWSSEKKREK